CGAACATCAATTGCATAACTCCCGTTTTTTAGTGATGCAGGTTATAGAGGCTGCCCCACAATTATTTAGAGTAATATAATTTTTCTTTAATTTTCGATTTAAAGGCCAATTTGGCCTTCCTTTTTTCGGATTATTGAATTGCTGGACAGCCTCTATATATTTCAAAACAAACTAACCATATATATACATATTGCAAGAGCAGGCTGTGGGACAAAATAATACCTGCTTTATTCTATAACAGCTTTGGTAATTATTACATAAACCCTTCTTCCAATATACTTTCTAGGAACATCCGCCTTAGCAGAGGTTCCAAAAGGAGTTACCACTTTTTCTAAGAAACCCTCTATTTCACTGTCCTTCAAAACTAAGTTTCCTTTTTTGAGTTCTACTATTCTTGCCATACTATTAGATATCTATAGATATCTATATAAACCTTTGTATCCAATAAAAGACCATTATGAGAAGCCAGGATATAACAGACAGATTGAAGGAAATAGAAGATTTTCTGCTTGATGAGTACAAAGAAAACAAGGAAAAAAAGAAACGGGATTGGCGGACATACGAGCAGCAATTAATGAATCGAATAAAAGGAGCAATTAAGAACCTTGAGCCTTTGATAAATGAGTCAATAAACTTTAAAATTCATAGAGGACAGGGAAGAGTACCTGAACTTGAACTCAAACAGAAAGTCATGATTCTTTTATTGAAAGAGTTGTTCGGAAAAAGCAACAGAATGATGGCATCTATGCTATCAGTATTTTCACTGCTTTCCGGCATTGATGTCAGCTATAAGACTGTTGAGAGATTGTACTCAGATCCTGAAGTGGAGATAGCAATTCATAACCTGCATATACTGATTTTAAAAAAGAAAGGAGTAAAGAGTGAAAAAGAAGCCTTTGATAGAGC
The DNA window shown above is from Methanosarcinales archaeon and carries:
- a CDS encoding ISNCY family transposase; the protein is MRSQDITDRLKEIEDFLLDEYKENKEKKKRDWRTYEQQLMNRIKGAIKNLEPLINESINFKIHRGQGRVPELELKQKVMILLLKELFGKSNRMMASMLSVFSLLSGIDVSYKTVERLYSDPEVEIAIHNLHILILKKKGVKSEKEAFDRAMEMLKGIDIEIDSVRLDKYYSFPSYVDKFGEAKVYVIPRKNATLKGSWKWKDTMEEFVNHTLSYLEQYYLRNNSESGFSADKRWFGWTVGQKRDDRIETALSCTGIWHNLLNLYPS
- a CDS encoding DUF2080 family transposase-associated protein, with product MARIVELKKGNLVLKDSEIEGFLEKVVTPFGTSAKADVPRKYIGRRVYVIITKAVIE